GAAAGAAGAGGAACTCAGTAACCCGAGCTGCGAGACACCGGAAGGCTCCTGCTTGAATCCAGGGGCCACTGAGGATTTGGGATCCCAGCTCTCTTCCAGGCTTCGCCCTGGAGGCCACAAACCTGAGTGAGGACTCTGCGGAGGGGGaatgctgcaggagctgctcgcCTCCTGCTGCACCCCCTCTCCTGCCACCTGTACTGGATGTGGAGGGGCCGAGCTTCACCACGGTGGAGCTGTGCCAAGATGGAGAAGACTTCTGCCTGACAGCCAGTGAGGGGTAAGAAGCCGCTGAGGCCACAGTCCTGTGTGGGCAGTTTAACTGCAAGAAGTGTGAGTTTTACTGAGGAGTTTTCCTCACCGATTTCTCAATACGTTCTTgaaattgctttaaaaaaagttcCAAATTGTAGAAGTTTGGCGAAGGTTCACTGTCATCGATGTATACAAGAGAGCTCTGCTCTGACAGAATGAAATCAGTTTCCAATAAAGAAAGAAGTGTCAGCTTACTTAAACACACAATTATCTGACAAGGTGAATTTAGCTGTGGTCCAGCTGGAGATGTCCCCATTTCCATTGTCAATACAGCACAGTAGtttaaaaaatactgttttgcTTCGACATATATTTTACAAAATCGCACATAGTTCCAATAAAATAAGTTATATACAAAACGTCTGataaaacttttcaaaacaacaaattcCGTTATAAGAGGACTCCACACTCAACccgaaaataaaacaaattgcaTAAATATACAAAAACTCATTCCTGAATGTGGAAATGTATTCATAAGGTTGTTTCTGTCTGTAACTGACATGAAAATAGTAACCCAGAATTAGGATTATGCTGTGATACCAGTGTAACAGGATGCCGCATTGCactgtgagggtgtgtgtgtgcacatgtgagGATCCATTTGTGCAGAGCTATAAACTATGAGgattgagatgtttttttttttctttattattttaagTTTTGAGAGGTCAAGACCAAACCGAGCCGTGAATGGATTCTGTCAGGACAATCTCCACCGGGCTCCTTTAATCCTTTAACACTTTAAATCACGCAACGATCTGCAGGCGAAGCGCTAATTGGTCTTTATGAAAGAGGAAAGCTTTGAGGACTGCAGCAATGTTGCCTCAGAGTTTCTTCAGAGTGACATTTTACCCTTGCTCAACTGCAACACGTTGCAAAGAAGCAAAGTTTCTTATCTgactgttgcattttttttttttgttgatgcgTGTGCATCTGTGAGAGGTGAGAAGTGAAGACTTCCTTTGATGGAGAGAagaacagatgatttttttttttttttacaaaagacgattttcattataaatataaaacaaataaaagtatGCTGTTTAGACTTGGTTTAAAGAAATATCCCTCTTTTCACTAATCAGCTGGTAATCAGTCGATGCAAGAggcattttcttttcctctgcaACAGCATGACGGATTTCTCCCCGGTCGAACACTGGGCTCTCTGACCGAGTTGAAATGTGCAGGTGTCAGAGCAAGTGTATATGAGAAGGATTACATGGAGGTTAAGCTTCTTCATCATAATAGCCGCTGAAAGTTTCCATCCCAGGTGGCACACAAACAGCTTAAGCCTGACACACTTGTCAGCAGTGTAATTTCAGAAATTGAATTGTGGGGCCGTGCACATTCACAAGTGGGTCAAAAATGATAGCCTCCACCCAAAGCTGATCCTATTTGGTTGAGAACAGGATGTCCTCGTTTTGATGGCTGGTGCAAACTGGCTTGGTGTTTCTTCATTTGTCATATTACACAATTAACATGTTGATTAAAGCGATGAGGCTGAAATCGTTTCACTGGAATCGAAACAAATCAGTCTGACAAAGACAGTGACAAAAAGATTAGGCTCAGGTTTAACAGCTGGACTCAAACGGCTTTGGCTTGAGACACATGTTTTTAGACAGAGTCACCGTGGCCTGAATTTATAAAGTGTCAGAGCAGAGGTCTGTTGAAACTAGTGTGGTTTCCCAAAGCTATGGATGCCTGAAAGGAACACGCCAACAGAAGACACAATGAATAACAAATACTTTTCAGGTACTTTTACTTTCAAGAGtacattttaaaggtgcattaaggagtttgcacgtttcatgcgaaacaacgTTCTCTACAGGCCTtcggcgtaactgcagcttagtgaaacgctcgtgcctgtggcttgcatccatgtacgtgcacagaagaggggaactccttctttgctcttttagtagctcgagtaaaatttaagtgtcttttgcctggtggggtctgtgctggagctgtggcagtgctagaagccggtctgttcttactttctggaagatccatcctcaatactgctcaggtgttgctcgctaagcatctggcggagtaatggcggacaaaacgaaagctaagcaaatcaggccagcgggagcgcgcattacgtcacatcatctcaaattctccccaaggaATACAAATTGCCTGTTCTGTCAGATTTTGCTGCCTTGTCATATTTTGCTACCTTTGCATTTTCTGACAGACGTGTCTATACATTTTTGCTACCTTTCCCCCCCCATTAAATAATGCTCCCAGTACACAGTGCACGAATAAATCATTAGTATTCATCCCAATAGCCTTGTGCCATTAACCCCAGCtagttttgatgtgttttataagTACTTTACAACACAAAGTACTGACCAGTTCTTCCAGCGCTCCTGTCCTGCTCACGATGCTCACTCTCACAGGGCGCGAACTCCGACAGGGAGCAAATAACTATTGGCGTGATTTTAATGATGTGGAACGCATGCGCATAGCCACAAAGTAATCAAATTTAATCAAATCCTCAAATCAAATCCAAAATTTTCGATGGGTAGCAAAATCTGACAGAACACCGGCTCTGCAACTTAAGTgctgacaatttagcgctgttagcggtacttgcaatgaatatgtcagggcacattctacacatcattgaatatttgtaacatatttatggtggaaaataagtatttttaaagttgaaaaacttcttaatgcacctttaagtatttAAGTCTTGTCAAACGTCAATACAGAACATGTGATCGAGAGTACGACTTTCAAAAGCATTATATGTCCACAATTtggatcattttttttatgatggAGATGGAATTCTTATTGGTTTAAAAAGTTGGATAGTGAAGTGAAAATACTAAGCGCGatttaacattattttttatttaaatgcaaCTTTATAAGTCTTTCCTCACTTGTGATCACCTAATAATGTACATAAtatatgtaataaaataaaattatgtgattaaaatgatttatttgttttgtataGTATATTATATTGTTAAATGTtgagtttcagttttacagtgaaCCTCTTGTTGGTGCATATATAATGTCTGTGCTTTCACAATGACCTCTGAGAGCAGATCCAAGCCTTGAATAATGTCAACACACTCATGGACAAACCAGATGTTTAATCCTGTGTAGCACACAGCTTCGTGGTACTTATAAAGAAGTTTGAATGGATAACTACTGACAATACCAAAAAGTCAATTTACATCTTTAGGAATATTTTCCTTTTGGAATTTAAATTTCAAGTTTAACTCTGTTCTGTTTTCCATGAGCAGCACACAAGTTCAGGATGCTCCTCAACTGTCTGGTCAGTTTTATAAAACATAAACACCACAGAACCACATATTCAGAAAGAATTTAAGAGTGCTTTGCAAatgcttaaaataaataaataaataaataaaaagagggAGGAACCCAAAACAGTGTCTAAAAACAGAAAGTCTGTGGATTAGATTTGCCTTCCAGCTGAAATTTCATTAAAGATGGAGCTAGATTTAGCAGATTGTGTCATTACACCAGCCAGCGCAGTGTGATTGGTACTTATGGAGGGAGGACTAACAGAGAGACGCAGTGGGAAAAAcagagaaggagcaggagagagggaggaaaagaggatTCAGACAGATCCTCCGGCCTTCTTAATCCCCCCGGCGGCTTTTCTGGAGACCGGCGTAAACAGATTGAAGTCAAATGTGGACACACATTTCACCAAAACAAGGGTCTCCGATCATGATACATTAGAGTGTGaacacagaaatgttttcctttttttttttttattgtgaaatgaaaatagaGACAACTTTGACATTTGTGTCACTGATCATAATCGGCTTTGGCTCACAAAAATCACAGTACTGTGGTCGAGATAACCGAGCCAAAACAGGGCATTTGTTCAGTCAGGATCCCAtccagataaataaataaataaaatgataaatatGAGTGCCAAACTCCATAATCCATTTTGTATCAAACCCTATTTGCGCTCTGCACTAATCtgacgtgcgtgcgtgcgtgtgtgtgtgtgtgtgtgtgtgtttgtgtgtatgtgtgtacagTCTCATAGTTTCACATGGACTGGCCAGCTTTGAGATGTAGGACAGGAAATCTTTGACCAATAGAAAGCCAGTCGGATGTTGTGATCCTGCTGGAATTCAGCCATGACACGGGGGTACGAGGGGGCAATCACGCTGTTTCATAGAAAACCGGATGATGTGATTTCACCCAGTGTCACCGAGAGTCCGACTGCAGGCTGTGGGCTGAGAGGCGCTCGTATGCAGACAGGACAGACATGTGTCCGTTAAAACAACACAGCCATGAGAGCAGTCAGCAAACAGAATTTCCTTTAAAATGTCATCTGAAGGAAACGCTGAGGGATCCAAAGTCCAAGTCTTCCTTTGTAAAAGACTAAAcagattaaatacattttactttGGTTCAAAGGTTGAATGGAGAGATGCTTCACATGCCGACAATAatgtttaatgtgtgttttttagttttataCTTTGTGCATTTGCCTCATTGTGactttgttttgtctccagaGGAATGGAGGAGATGAGTGCTCAAGATCCAGACTGCGAAGACATGCAAAGGAAGGACCAGAGGTTGCCATTCCAGGTAGACTCAAGATGTGTGCTGTTTCAAACATTGTGGAAACCTAAATCTGTTCATATGACAGGGATTTATCTGAAGTATGAGGGCAAATCAAGTCCCGTGACACAAGTGATTTACCGTACATTCTGAGGTGAAGACGTTCTCTATGGTTGGACTGTGGTACAGGTTGAGGTTAAAGGAAAGGAAGAGTTGACAGTTGGCGAGTTATAGTACCTATGAAGGTCAGAAGGTCGGCAGGAAGTTATGTGAGTCAATATAAAACCTGCCGAAGTGATGAAAGCAGTGTGACGAATGTGGGTTTGTCACATGAAGTAACTAAACccgcatttttttaaaatcaattcagaatgttttgaatttctttgtcattttttcctctttttcagtTGATCAAAGCTGATCATTTTGGGATTACCTGAATTAACTTAGCCTTTATTAGCAGGCACAAATACAACAGTATAACTGAGCGGCTCAGGTTTCTTTTGCCAACTTTTGAGGTCTTACTGTCCAGTCAATGTTTAATTTGAAGAAAATGGGTAATTTAAACTCACCTCCTAAACCTCTCAACTCCTCCGCAGATCTTCCCCGACCCCGTGGAGGTGGTCCTGAGCGCAGAGACGTCTCTGaacagccagcagcaggagcacgAGAAGGAGCGCCTGCCCTCCATCGTGGTGGAGCCCACCGAGCTGAGCGAGGTGGAGAGCGGAGAGCTGCGCTGGCCGCCAGAGAACatggacatggaggaggacgaggaggacctgTTCTTAGAGCAGTGCATCCCTCCGGCCAACATCGCAGACTggggagaggatgaggaggaggaggaagaggagacgtCAGTCATACTGAACCAGCCGGGCTTGACACTTATTGGTGAGAATATCATTTTgctatcagtttttttttaaccaaggCTCAGCTTTGATTTCATCACCTGGTAGGACTCGTTCACACTCAAAGGTCACAGAATTTCAAAACCTCACATTACCCCCAGTGACCAGCTCTTTCTTTAGGTTTCTGTCTTATTCTAAAAATATATCTGAAGGGGAGAAGTAACCAGCTGCAGCTACAGTCAGCATTTTAATTCATCTTACTTCTCTAAATTTTAAAGGGAATGTGTTTCACAAGTGTAATCGCCTGAGAATAGGGACAATTATTTACACGTTATTTGGAAACGGCGCGGTCGTATGAGATAATCTGAGTGTGTTGATTATAAAAAGGACAGAATatgagcagaaaacacagctttacATCAAATCACTTCCATATAAGCTGATGTTCAAGAGCAATTCTTTCCAAGAATCGCTATGAGGAACCTGCAACAGTCAGTAAACCTCAGGATCGCATGTTTCCATCAAACGTGATTTCAAAGAGTAATAGTTTTGCTTCAAGGCAGACGAGATAGATGTACTCATCCCACAAATACACATATTGCACCATTTAAAGAGGGGATGACCAGGCTTTCCAAATGTTTTATATTAATTTCCAAGAAATAATCTAACAAAGACAGAATTTCTGACTCTTGTGTGGAGTTTATGTTAAACTAATTAAACCGAAGCTGTACGATCAAACCATTCTATTACTCCTTCAGAGTTTGTTACATTTACGAAACCagtgaaaagaagaaactgtGATTATACTATATTAGGTTATTCAGCTTTCAGATTCCATGTTTCAGCAGTTTATTTCTGATTCAGGCCTTCATTGGAAATAAGTGTGAAAATGGGAGTTGTCGGGCATGTTGTGCAACGCCACAGTTTCATTGTTGAATGTTTAATAATCAGAGGAAATGAGAGCAGTGTGTTTAATTCTCTACAGACCTGCAGTCGGATGCATTCAGAGACGACACCCCGACACTTCCACCGAGCAGCGCTCCTGCCTTCAACTGATAATACCTCCGAGAAGTCTTTCCCTGCGTGAGGAAACATCCCAACACATCAGCTCATACGGTGGAAACACACGAAAACTACCACAGTGTGTTGTACAGAgattaaacagaaaacatgccAGCTGGGACATTTACATTCTCACTTATATCAACGTGCACAACACAAAAGACCATGGAAAAAGACACCCACAGATTTCAGCACACCTTAGCTGTTCTGTTCTTATTTTAGGGAACATTTTGCTGACGTTGTGATGTTGAGTTTCATTTCCTTGGTTGTTTCCTAAGTTTGAACATCTCGGTGATATCACGCACACATCCtgtcacagcaacatttttgtCTTTCGTTTATGTTTTGCTCATTTTGTACACATCGGCTCTGCCTCTTAAACAGGCAGCAACCTTATCACACATCCTCCTCAGAAATCACCATTTTCACCCCGCAGGTGACGTTTGAGGACATTTACTTGACGACACATCTGCACTTGTTTGTTGGCTGTTCTCTATTTGCTTCAATCTGTGGTGCATCAAAATGTTCCttaaaaatcaatacaaatGCAGTGTTGTGATATTCTTGTGTAAACTACGAGACAATGGTATCATCTCATTTCAAATGTCTCACTGTGAGTAATATAAATGACGCACGATGAGTGATGATCTTATTTCTCACaggggtgcaaaaaaaaaaaaaaatcattggtCAGAGGAGCATTACTTCTCCTTTTCTGGACCGGAGTGGACGCTCAGTCGCTTTGTCTCATAATGTGAGCCCCGACAGGAAGGCAGCTCCACATGTAGCTGTTATACAATGAGAGCTGTAGCGGTTTCATAGtcctttattttgtgtttaggATCTTTGTGAATAACTTGTACATAATATGGAAAGTCTTTGTGGTACTGTAATATGATTGTGATGAACTGAACAATAAAGTATTTTCCCCCCACAATatagaaaaatattttctgGTGCTTCAGATTTACGTTGCTTCATTTCCCTGTAAGCTTTAAGAACTGCTCTTCTTCTCAACTACCATATCATGCAAACAGTAAAACTTTGTAACTTTTTCAACAAATCAAATTGGTTTCATTTCTTAAGAAATGGATAATTTCATGCAATTTAAAGTAAAATGGATGCAATCAAGGAAAAAGTTGGCTGTGAAAGGAGCTACTGCTCATGCAGATGCAtgacaaaaaccaacaaaaacaggGTCAGCATGGAAAATCAGCTGAGACCATCCTGACAATTGAATATGTTTCATAATTCATAAGCATAACCTTGGTGATTGATAAAACTATGGAAACCTTGCTGGTCCATACACCTGCTGTTTCTGAGATGTGGAGTTTGATGAAGACGTCTTGGTCTGGAAGAATGAATGTAGCTCAGAAAACACTTAGTTTAATATCTGATGTTTAAACCTACTGACTGCAACTGCAaatagaaattggcactcagagagcgcagacctccgccacagctcaaatcagtcaccaacaaccataagaacaccagatataatcacacaacactgtgatcgggggtgtgatcggagcagagcgctgcagcgtgcggtggctctctctgtcgccctctctccctgtgtgtgtgtgagtgtgtgtgtgtgtgtgtgtgtgtgtgtgtgtgtgtgtgtttatctgaaaaggaaaaccaaaaagcaacataatttatgttattttacttcattttaatttgaaaattgaccggattctctcgtattttccgttcccgacttcctgtgtgatgtaatctgctctgtccagctttacaactggcggtccacggTGCGCGGCtcacggagaaaatagagaggagcggagcggccgcggtccacggtgcgagccgctacgcacgcaACGGTCCCCCgcgtctcctgtatgaaccgtcagataggttaacatagGTAGGTTAActgatctgacagtcggtgtgcggtgcttcccacttccgcgtcggaagcggcgcgtcccgtgtgaaccaggcgtttgtccccacctgtcggcgggcctgctcaaccatgtgaaagactccctatctctcaatgataaagaatcctttaaaaaattcctggatccagacagtgatccggatcatcaccaaaatttaatcaattctaagttagcctaagacccacctttccacaaagtttcattgcaatccgtccattactttttccgggatcttgctaacaaaccaaccaaccaacaaaccaaccaacaaaccgacatgattacataacctcctggcggaggtaaataTGCAAAGTTGCGATTTGAAATCAAAGGGTACATCACACTTTGGCTTCACACATATTCATAGCAGatctttaaaaatgtcaccAGTCACGTCATTGAACTCTGTGTTTGAGTGGGAGGCAAGCTCCGCTAACTTCATGGCCCAAGTACTTAGATTTGATCCTGACTGAGTGAATTTATCGTATAATAAGCTTTAAATGGCATCTGAACtaaacaaaatgtttaattcCAGTGCAATTTCAACAATATGCGTTTTCTTTAAATCATCCCTCATGGTgcaaaatactgcaaaaaaatgtccccaaaaatatttttaacatttgtaGCTTGTATTACCTCTGACTTTTGAATAACTGAGTTTTAATTGGTGAGTGTGCCAAGAAAGTGTTTTCTACGATAAACATTTCCTTCATGTGCTTTATATAAAGAAATTGAGATTTTTAGTGGAGTTTCGTGTGTGATGTGGATGTCTTGTGGATGTCAATCATTTTAGGCACATTTCCTTTTATGGTGAAGTCAATCAAAGCTAATGCTGCACTGAGGCAGCCAAGAAAAGGAAACACTCACCAAAACAGGTCAAGATTTGAGATGGTCAGATAGCTATTTGTAAGAAATGTTGAATTTCGCATGGCAGGAGGGGTTTCCAGAATCAGCAGTTTCGTGATGACTGTTGAAGTCATACATTGTGAACTTGTTTCTGGTgttgtgcaagtgtgtggggaaGGGCGGTCAAATAAAAGAGTGGTGAGCAGAGCGGCTCCATAAGTTCCTGTCAGCAGTGAGAGAGCAACATCAACAGAACACTGACCTGTAAGTTTGAATGAAATCTTGTTCTATGCAAAATTCTAaggcattttattttatttaagatTCTCTGTTCTGGGAAAGtgcttatttatttgtttatttattgaatCAAACTCTATGAAACAATTGTGTCAGATACTGCTCATCAATCCAAAATTAtgtttatattatatttttgatCCTGAAATAACTTGTGTTTTAATATTTGCAGCTCTGAGGAGCCATGGACTACCCTGAATACAACGATTTCAACTTTACGGATCCTCTAGATTATAATTACACATTTCCAGATATTCCTGTCACATTGTTCCCTGAGATCCAGCCGATCCAGATCGTCTCTCTGGTGCTGTACgccctggtggtcctggtggggGTCCCCGGGAACGCCATCGTGGTGTGGGTGACTGGCTTCTGCATGCAGC
The sequence above is a segment of the Salarias fasciatus chromosome 14, fSalaFa1.1, whole genome shotgun sequence genome. Coding sequences within it:
- the lbhl gene encoding protein LBH, with amino-acid sequence MEEMSAQDPDCEDMQRKDQRLPFQIFPDPVEVVLSAETSLNSQQQEHEKERLPSIVVEPTELSEVESGELRWPPENMDMEEDEEDLFLEQCIPPANIADWGEDEEEEEEETSVILNQPGLTLIDLQSDAFRDDTPTLPPSSAPAFN